One Vicia villosa cultivar HV-30 ecotype Madison, WI unplaced genomic scaffold, Vvil1.0 ctg.001048F_1_1_1, whole genome shotgun sequence DNA segment encodes these proteins:
- the LOC131632877 gene encoding uncharacterized protein LOC131632877, with the protein MGNCLKGQSSTKYATDDEVEWDYPASKGDYVAEKIGVPGAKTMTEVKIKITKKQLEELLRKVDVRELKVDQVLAQLVSHSNGYKSFERSWRPALQSIPEMD; encoded by the coding sequence ATGGGAAATTGTTTGAAGGGCCAATCATCAACCAAATACGCGACGGACGACGAGGTTGAATGGGATTATCCGGCATCCAAAGGTGACTATGTGGCCGAAAAAATCGGAGTCCCGGGCGCCAAGACAATGACCGAGGTAAAGATTAAGATTACGAAGAAACAATTAGAAGAATTGCTGAGAAAGGTGGACGTAAGAGAATTAAAGGTAGATCAAGTTTTGGCCCAATTGGTGAGTCATAGTAATGGCTATAAATCATTTGAGAGATCTTGGAGACCTGCACTTCAAAGCATCCCTGAAATGGATTGA
- the LOC131632878 gene encoding secreted RxLR effector protein 161-like: MEGCNPISTPMEPGAKLSKFDGGERVEANKFRSLVGSLRYLTCTRPDLSLSVGILSRFMEEPVHSHWKALKRILRYIQGTVSLGMFYSKAEDYKLTGYSDSDWCGDIDDRKSTSGYVFFMGNTAFTWLSRKQPIVTLSTCEAEYVAASWCVCHAIWLRRLLCELEQKQENATIVQVDNKSAIELAKNPVNHERSKHIDVRFHFIREHVKNGSVELKHVASKDQAADIFTKPLSKEIFDRGKIMLGLIDRRSI; this comes from the coding sequence ATGGAAGGTTGCAATCCAATCTCGACACCAATGGAGCCAGGAGCCAAGCTTTCAAAATTTGATGGGGGGGAACGTGTCGAAGCAAACAAATTTCGAAGCTTGGTCGGAAGTCTTCGATATCTCACATGTACTAGACCAGATCTTTCTCTAAGTGTCGGAATCTTGAGTCGATTTATGGAAGAACCAGTTCACTCACACTGGAAAGCTTTGAAGAGAATTCTTCGTTATATCCAAGGAACTGTGTCACTTGGAATGTTTTACTCAAAAGCAGAAGATTACAAGCTAACAGGTTACTCCGACAgcgattggtgtggagatatagACGATCGAAAAAGTACATCAGGATATGTATTCTTTATGGGAAACACTGCTTTCACATGGCTCTCAAGGAAGCAACCAATTGTAACACTGTCAACATGCGAAGCAGAATACGTGGCTGCATCATGGTGTGTATGCCATGCTATATGGCTTAGAAGATTGTTATGTGAGTTAGAGCAGAAGCAGGAAAATGCAACCATAGTACAAGTCGACAACAAATCAGCAATCGAACTGGCGAAGAATCCAGTGAATCATGAAAGAAGTAAACACATCGACGTACGTTTTCATTTCATTCGAGAACATGTGAAAAATGGAAGCGTCGAACTGAAGCATGTGGCAAGCAAGGATCAAGCTgcagatattttcacaaaaccattGTCGAAGGAGATATTCGACAGAGGCAAGATAATGCTGGGATTAATTGACCGAAGGAGCATTTAA